The Neochlamydia sp. S13 genome has a segment encoding these proteins:
- a CDS encoding transposase produces MFSQPLPFIKEYLNQLEVALKQENSLNSLSKIQWCWLAFCLMGILVTNSICWAKFERAGLKSYKKMALSAMFRRAKIAWNRLLICSVRAVLHKHGITEGVLVIDDKDHSRSKNAEKLHHLHKIRDKKTSGYFCGQNIVFLQLVTKKFCIPFSFAFYSPDPVLTRWQQEVRKLKKLGVSKKDRPKEPKRSIEYPKKYTLALQLLKNFACEFPAFKVTCVLADALYGNSLFVDGVEGIWPGVQIITQLRKNQKVM; encoded by the coding sequence ATGTTTTCCCAACCGCTTCCCTTTATTAAAGAATATCTAAATCAACTTGAAGTTGCTCTCAAACAAGAAAATTCCCTCAATAGCTTATCCAAAATTCAATGGTGTTGGCTAGCCTTTTGTTTGATGGGAATATTAGTTACTAACTCAATCTGTTGGGCAAAATTTGAAAGGGCTGGGCTTAAAAGTTATAAAAAGATGGCTTTATCGGCCATGTTTAGACGTGCTAAGATTGCTTGGAATAGGCTGCTAATTTGTAGTGTTCGCGCGGTCCTGCATAAACATGGCATCACAGAAGGGGTTCTTGTTATCGATGATAAAGATCACAGTCGATCAAAAAATGCTGAGAAGTTGCATCATTTACATAAAATCCGTGATAAAAAAACTAGTGGTTATTTTTGTGGTCAAAATATAGTATTTCTTCAGCTAGTTACTAAAAAATTTTGCATTCCCTTCTCCTTTGCCTTTTATTCTCCCGATCCCGTACTCACAAGATGGCAACAGGAAGTGAGGAAGCTAAAAAAGTTAGGGGTTTCTAAAAAAGACCGTCCAAAAGAGCCTAAAAGGTCAATAGAATATCCAAAAAAGTATACACTAGCTTTACAATTACTTAAAAATTTTGCTTGTGAATTTCCTGCTTTTAAGGTCACTTGTGTACTGGCTGATGCTCTTTACGGCAACAGCTTGTTTGTAGATGGAGTAGAAGGTATTTGGCCTGGAGTGCAAATCATTACTCAGCTCAGAAAGAATCAAAAAGTCATGTGA